The genomic region CCCTGATCAAACTCATAAGACTTTAACCCTTTAAACGTCCCCTCATACCAAAGGCTCCCATCCCCATAATAAAGCTTTCCTGCTGCATAACGTCTCGCCCCATAAAAGAAATAAGCACTCTTCCTGATCATCCCCTGAAATTTTAAATTCCCATTTTTATAATACTCTTTCCCCCACCCAGCATACTGCATGTCTTCAAGCTGCCCTTCATATCGAAGCCGGCCTGAGGGATAATAGATTTTGCCATACCCATGTAGCTTGTTATCCTTAAACCATCCTTCATACCATAATGTGCCGTCCTGCCAATAGCCTCTGCCAAATCCATTCTTATAACCGTCCTTCCACGCGCCATCATATTTCAATATTCCATTTTCATAGTATTCCTGATGTATGCCTTCCTTTCTCGCTTCGTACTCCTCCTTCTTTACACCATTAAGGAACTTCCCCTCATAGACAACCGCACCATCCTCTGCATACAATTTTCCGTAGCCATTATATTTCCCATTCTTCCACTTTCCTTCATAGATTTTATGACCAAACCTTCCATATACGATGCCGTGACCATGAAAAGCTCCCTTGTAAAACTCCCCTTCATATCTAACGGGGGGATCTTCAGGATCGTCGACATTGACATTTGCATCATAAAGCTTTCCATACCCATGCTCTTGTCCGTCTATCGCTTCACCTTCATATAATTTTATATCGGTTAAAGGTTCATACCAGACCACATTCTCCTTCACTTCAATCCCTCCTGAAATCATATTCAAAATCCAATTCTTCGTAGCACTCGTCACAATAAAAAAAGCCGTCCGGTACACGGCGACTCCACTTATTATCGACTATTTGTTTACATGCTGGACAAGCCACTTCATTGATCCAGGAAACCTCATTTTGTAAAGCTTCCTCTTTCATCAATGTGTCATCCCAATCCATTCGCTGCATAGCATTAGCGGTAACCCATTTCTTATTATTTTCCTTATTCCGGTATTTACGATGCGTCCGAATAAATTCCCTGAGCACCTCTGGCCTTTTTCTCTTCCGCATAATCGCATCACTGATTTCTATAGCAAAGCGTTCATTCGTCTGCGGAAGCGCCTTTTCACATTGCTCCAGCAGCTGATCAAGCTTTTCCGCATCCTCCTTCAACAGCATGAGCATCCGATACATTTCCCGAGCAAGAGGACCATCATCCCCTCCGTTAAACAAAACCGTCGAGTACTCATCATCATTCAATACATCATATAGATCCCGCAAAATCATCGTTAATTCAAGGTGAGTTTCAAAGCTTGTCTTCATGGATCGATTCAGATAGGCCTGATATCGATCTTTCAACTTTTCAAAATCCCAGAATAAAAACATATAATCGTCCGCATAAGCATCGTAATGAGGAACAGCCTCCAGCTCATCAAAGCAGTCACTATCACAATACTGGTGATGGTCAATATCAATCAGATAGACCTCATCCACCGGTGAAAAACAATAGGTGCAATACCCCCACTCATGCGTCGCCTTCCATACCTTATTTTCATATACAAGCCACCCCTCCCTTGCCACACTTCTCAACAACCGCCCAATATAATCTTTCAGCTTTTGTTTACCAATAGCCTTTTTGATGGACCTGTACAATTTACCATCATTTTCTTCTAATGCGTGCAGAATCTCTGCACTTTTTCCTTCCCGCTTGTTTTTGAAATAGTTCCGGGTAAACTCCTTAAACGCTATAAATTCTTGTTTTGGAATAAGCATTTTATCTCCCCATTCATTCTCAACATACAAACGGCATTTTTATTTTTCTACGGAGGTTATTGACAGAGTATCTATAGCCTTGAGATAACTTAATTCGGGCATAAAAAAAGACCACAACTTTTGTGTAGTCAGATAAACTAATGAATGAAATTTCCGGTAACCTTGAACAATCATTAATTGTCCGTTAAATCTTTGTATAAAGAACTTGGATGAATCCGGCGAATCCTGCCTATTTCAGATGGAAATCGGCGATGATTAGTTGTTAATATGTAATTACACTCTTCCTGGATTGCTGTAATCCAAACATGAAAGTCATCTTGATCAAACCGTCGAAGTGGCTCGTCCATTTCCTGAGATGTAGCAATTTCTTTCGCTCTTTCATGACTATAGCCACTTAATTCAACCAATACATCACCAATCGGTCTATGCTCTCTTATAATGATTTCTACATTATATCTTCCTACTAAACTATTAACAGGTAATTCCATATAATAATCAAAGATAGGAGTTAAAAAGTAGTCGATAAATCCTTCAATTTGCTGCTGAGTGTATACAACTCCACCTAACCCCTCAGATGCATTACGAATAAATTCAAATAAACAAACACGGGAAATGACAGGACGATATAATAGAGGATTCCTTGCAATTTTTAAGAGTTTGCGATTAACTCCATTGGTTCTTAACGCTCCACATAAAACAGTTGTATCAATAAAGATTTTGGGAGGATAGGGGGCATCATAGATCAAATTCATCTACATCCCCCGCTTCCTCGTTAACAACATCAATTTGCCGAAGTATTTCATCTGCCTTTTTATCTTGTTCCTCCGTTGTAATGAAGTCCTCTTTTGGAATTTTCCAATGTCCTCCATCGGTCTGATAAGCACCAGGAAACTTCCCACGATCACACATGCGACGAACCGTTTGATCACTTATCCCTAATTTTTTTGATACTTCTTTTGGCGTGTAATAGGAGGACTCTTCTCCTTCTTTTGAAATAGTTAGAGCCGGAATTCCAGCATCCTTTTTAGCGATTTGATCTGCCATAGGCGCCGGTTGATGTTTCTCTTTCAACAGGGATGCAATTAGCCGTCTCCGAATAATCGTTGAATTAAATTCGGTAAGACCACTTAATGTATCAATATATTCCACTAATAACTCATAGGCCTTATCCTCTTGTTTTTGAGTTAAATGACTCATAACTTGTTTTTCAATCTGCTTGAACTTTTGGACATGTTCACAATCTGGAACTTTTAAGGGAATCCTGGAGATAAAGGGAGTAAACATATCAAAGGAACGAAATGATCGTTCAATGGCAGCCTTAAAGACAACTTTGGCTTGTTCCTTATCAATGTTTGCAAGTGTAAGAATGCTATCCCACAACTTTTCCTGCTCTTTTTCTCTGACATCCATCATAACCGTTCACCTCCTATTCCCATTATACCTTGTTATATGCAACATATTCAACAAACGTGACAAACTCAACAAACTGGCATCTAACATAGGCTAAATGAATGATCTGTAATAACAGTGAAGTTTACGGCTATGTCCGTGATAAATAGTGGAATAGTTCAACTAAAGGGACATTTAGGGACAATTAAATGTCCCTTTTGATAGGCTAATCAATTTCTGTATTAGATTGAATTTACTGTACCAGGTACCATAAGAGTAACAGCTTTTAGACTATTTATTAAAAAATAGTTCTCTTATGAATAAAAAGACAATGAAAATTGAGTTAATGTAAGTTAAGACAACGTGAAAAGCAAATCCGCTGCTCCTCATATCCATTAATCCAAATAAGCCGCCAAAAAATAGGCTTCCTATAACTAACCAAATGACAGTGTTCTTATTCATATCAATATCCCCCTACATCATAAATTCAAAAAATAATACCTGATGCACCAAATGTACAGTTGTCCATCTGAAGTGCCAGATACCAAATTATAAAACCACTTTAACTCTTTCCAGTGATAATACATCAAAGCTTCCTATAGTAATTAAGAATTTTCTCAACAATCAACTCTCTCCCCTTAACTAAGAAGGACTGATAATCATCTGACTCAAGGACTTTTAATTAAGTTACAAAAATAATCTACTGTTTTCCTTATTAGAGGTCCATTATAAATATCATTTACATCATGCAGGTTATTGTTTCAAAAAAGGAACAACAGGAATATCATAAACGGTGCAAACTAGATTTCATTTGAATTGGCAGTACCTCAATAATTGAGTTAGCTGCCTTTTTCACCTTCTTTTCTTTCGTTTTCCACCTGACCTGGATATGCCTGAAAACGCTCCGCCAAACACTTCATTTCGAGATCTGTTACCGTCACTATTGGGGGAGTTATGGTAGGGAAACATATCCGCATAGTGGAAATCTCTCCGGCGCAAATCCTCAGAGGTATAAGGTCCTTTTTCCTGTTTTTGGTGATTAGTGTGTTTTTCCTTTATTTTCATCTGATTTATACGTGGTAGCAGGACATTTTTATAAAACGTCTGCTTAAAAATGCTCTTCACTTTTATTGATAAATTATCAGTAGCAATTGGGTTGTAAGCAATACGATGTCTGCCTATTCTTTTGGTTAAAAGTGTGTCTGCACTTTCTCTTTCTATAAATATATGAATTGTATCATCTGTGAAGCCAATGGAAACAGACTCCTCATTCATATCTTGCTTATTTTTAATAATAGACTTATCTAATGCAACTTTAATAACTGCTTTTTGATATTTATATTTTTTCTTTACCTTCAAAGAATAATGATTGCGTTTCTCTTTAAAAGCAGATAATGGCACATCAGTAATATGTACTTGATGTCTTATATCGTCTGAACGATTTACTTTTAACTTGGAGTTTGCTTCCATCTTGCGTTCCCCCAACTTAATTATTTATTTGAGAAATCGGTGCCCAGTCCCTTAATCAATACCTCATTTGATTCAAACAAAACCCCTTTAAGACCCACTTAAAACCGCTATTCCTCCCTCCGTACATAAACATCCTTATATAATCCGTATATGCTCTCGGCCGCAAATACAAGCCCTAATATTAAGTAAAGCACTGCTCGATTCATTTCATTCCAGCTTGCCACAGAAACTGCAATTAAAACGATGCCAAAGATAAATAGAAATGCATGAAATCCTATTTTGAACCTTCTATATCCTTTATTTTCTTCCACTGTTCCAGCACCCCTTTAAATTTTTAAATGTATTGTAATGAATCCATCTATATTAACCCTATACTCCTAAGAGTAAGCAGCTGCACTGAAAAAATCTGGTTTAATACATCCTGTACATGCCATGTGATCCAGGATAGGTATACTTAAATTCGAATTGCTCATAGAGTTTGTTTGCCGGGTCATCAGCAATCAGGCTTACATAAGAACCTGCATAGGTATTTTCGTCGAGATGGTTCATGATTTCCTTCATAACCCTTTTTCCAAGTCCTTGTCCCTGATAACTTGGTTTGACCACGATATCCACGATCTGAAAAAAAGCCCCGCCATCACCAATGACACGTCCCATGCCAATTAAGGTTTGTTTGTCATAAATACACACCGCAAACCATGAATTTTTCAGACCAACCTCTGCAGCTTCCATGGATTTCCCACTAATCCCGCCCTCTAACCGCAAATTTATATATTCAGTGGGGGGCGGGGGTTCATAACTGATGGTAAAATGGTCGTTCACTTTATCCTCTCCTTTTTCTGAATGAATGGAAGTCAGTATCAATTCCTGTAAGTCCAAAGAGATTGTTTATATAGGCTTGTCCAGTTTCGCTTCAGAACTATGAGCTTTGTTTTTTATCATTTACCAATATTGTAACACTCCCACAGGAATAACGGTCCGTATATTCTGAATCAAACTTCCTCTACAAAGGGATCTGGGTACTTCTGCCTGGATTCGTCTGCAGGCCTTTTTGAGTATGATGAAGGCGGTGAAGGCCAAAAGCGGGATGGTGGAAATGTAAAATGGCCTTCATAGTGTGGCGATCCCGGTTTTTTATGGACTCTAGAGATTTAACGGATGATAAGGATTGATAGAGGGATATGAAGGACAGTCCATATAATATGTTTCCTATGTTTGGCCTTCATAGTTGCTATGACGGACACTTCCATGAATATCTTCCTGTGCTATGGCCTTCATAAGTGATATGAAGGCCATTTTAGTTATTTTTTATATTACATTTTGGCCTTCATCATGTTCCATGTTTTTCCTTTTACTTATAAATATATATCATCTAATCCTTAACCATCATGGAGGTAACAGGTATTTCAAAATAATTAAGAATATTCGATGCAACTCTATGATTTTTTGTATATAATAAATATCATATACTGGAAAATAGAAAGGATGTTGTCTATGGCTTACAAAGAACGGACAAAACCGCATGAATTAAGAGTATTGGAGATTTTGAACAGCCGCAGTCACTTGTCCCCGGATCATCAGCAGTATTTATACAACTTGAAAAAAGGCTATGAGGGGGAATTAGCTTTTGATCAACGAACAGAGGAGCTGCAGTGTGATTGCCTTATATTAAATGATCTACTCCTAAAAGAAGGGCAGACTACCTTCCAGATTGATTCTCTCATTATTATGTCAGGTAAACTTTATATCTTTGATGTTAAAAATCATGAAGGAAACCATTATTTTGAATCGGATAAGTTCTTCAAAATGCCCAATTATGAAATCTCAAATCCACTTCATCAGCTCAACAGATGTGAGTCCCTCTTACGTAAATTGCTCCAAAAGTCAGGCTATAGCCTCTCCATTGAATCGTTCGTTGTTTTTATAAATTCAACTTTCACCTTATATAACGCCCCTCGAAACCCCTCGATAATTCTCCCAACTCAAATCCATCAATTTCTGGCTCAATTAGACTCCACCCCGTCAAAGATTACCCAAAAACACAGGAAATTGGCCGATACCCTGATTTCTCTTCATATAGATAAATATCCCTACTCACAACCCATGGATTATAACTATGCAAATTTAGCAAAAGGAATCTCCTGTCCTAAATGTTATTCACTTTCTACGATTCTTGAAGGGAGATATTGCGGTTGTAAAAATTGCGGGCATAAGGAAGTTTTTGCAACTGCTATCATGCGATCAGTAGAGGAATTTCAGACTCTATTTCCGGATGAAAAAATAACGACCAATAAAATTTATGATTGGTGCAAAATAGTCCCTGTCAAAAAGAGAATCCGGCGAGTATTGAGTAAAAATCTGAGAGTAAAAGGAGTTCGCCAGTGGACCTATTATGAAAAAATGCCGGATTCGTAATGTTTAAGGATTTGATGTATTAATATACTTGAGCAGGATAAATATAATATCAATTATGGATTTATAAAAACAGACTGAAGGCCAATTTTTCCGAATTTCATCGGTGGAATGGCCTTCATTTTTGTGTGAAGGACTCGGGGGCGACCTGGAGGCGACTTGAGGGCGACTTGAGGACAGCTCTGAGGGACAATTTCATCAATTTTTTTCCGTGAAATGGCCTTCATTTTTGGTATGAAGGACACTTCCTCCTTAAATTTTATTAAATTTGGCCTTCATCTCTGCTATGACGGACATTCCCACTTTAATACTCCCGCTTTTTTGGCCGTCATCCCTCTTATGACGGCCATTTCCAATCTCCCACAGGTCCGTTTTGGCCTTCATCGGGATCATTCGGGTTTTATTTGAGTTTATTAACTACAGAAGCAGCTCTGAAGGACAGTTTCACCAATTTTCACCCGTGGAATGGCCTTCATTTTTGGTATGAAGGACAATTCCCCCTTAAATTTTATTAAATTTGGCCTTCATCTCTGCTATGACGGACATTCCCACTTTAATACTCCCGCTTTTTGGCCGTCATCCCTCTTATGACGGCCATTTCCAATCTCCCACAGGTCCGTTTTGGCCTTCATCGGGATCATTCGGGTTTTATTTGAGTTTATTAACTACAGAAGCAGCTCTGAAGGACAGTTTCACCAATTTTCACCCGTGGAATGGCCTTCATTTTTGGTATGAAGGACAATTCCCCCTTAAATTTTATTAAATTTGGCCTTCATCTCTGCTATGACGGACATTCCCACTTTAATACTCCCGCTTTTTGGCCGTCATCCCTCTTATGACGGCCATTTCCAACCCCCCACAGGTCCGTTTTGGCCTTCATCAACCAGTAACCAGTAACCAGCAAGGGCACCCATCACCCGGCACACACCACCAGATCTCACCCTCACATCACCTGACCCCACCCCAAAAAAACACCCGATACCTCAAATCATCCTTTGAAGTATCGGGTACACAATTAACTTACCTTACACCAGCGCTTCCTCCAGCTGGTGGCTTTTTCGATCATGATTGACGAGGAAGGTCAAAATATCCTCTGCAGCATGTTCGTTAATGAATGCTTTTTGGGCTTGTTTGATTTGGTTTAATTTTTCGTGGTCATTGGCTAATAGGTCACCAATCACTGGTTTGATATCCTCTGTGTCTTTACAAATGACGCCCAGGTTGGCACGCTCGGCAAACGATGGGTT from Virgibacillus sp. MSP4-1 harbors:
- a CDS encoding PIN domain-containing protein; this translates as MNLIYDAPYPPKIFIDTTVLCGALRTNGVNRKLLKIARNPLLYRPVISRVCLFEFIRNASEGLGGVVYTQQQIEGFIDYFLTPIFDYYMELPVNSLVGRYNVEIIIREHRPIGDVLVELSGYSHERAKEIATSQEMDEPLRRFDQDDFHVWITAIQEECNYILTTNHRRFPSEIGRIRRIHPSSLYKDLTDN
- a CDS encoding helix-turn-helix domain-containing protein, which encodes MMDVREKEQEKLWDSILTLANIDKEQAKVVFKAAIERSFRSFDMFTPFISRIPLKVPDCEHVQKFKQIEKQVMSHLTQKQEDKAYELLVEYIDTLSGLTEFNSTIIRRRLIASLLKEKHQPAPMADQIAKKDAGIPALTISKEGEESSYYTPKEVSKKLGISDQTVRRMCDRGKFPGAYQTDGGHWKIPKEDFITTEEQDKKADEILRQIDVVNEEAGDVDEFDL
- a CDS encoding GNAT family N-acetyltransferase is translated as MNDHFTISYEPPPPTEYINLRLEGGISGKSMEAAEVGLKNSWFAVCIYDKQTLIGMGRVIGDGGAFFQIVDIVVKPSYQGQGLGKRVMKEIMNHLDENTYAGSYVSLIADDPANKLYEQFEFKYTYPGSHGMYRMY
- a CDS encoding nuclease-related domain-containing protein, translating into MAYKERTKPHELRVLEILNSRSHLSPDHQQYLYNLKKGYEGELAFDQRTEELQCDCLILNDLLLKEGQTTFQIDSLIIMSGKLYIFDVKNHEGNHYFESDKFFKMPNYEISNPLHQLNRCESLLRKLLQKSGYSLSIESFVVFINSTFTLYNAPRNPSIILPTQIHQFLAQLDSTPSKITQKHRKLADTLISLHIDKYPYSQPMDYNYANLAKGISCPKCYSLSTILEGRYCGCKNCGHKEVFATAIMRSVEEFQTLFPDEKITTNKIYDWCKIVPVKKRIRRVLSKNLRVKGVRQWTYYEKMPDS